The sequence below is a genomic window from Bactrocera neohumeralis isolate Rockhampton chromosome 4, APGP_CSIRO_Bneo_wtdbg2-racon-allhic-juicebox.fasta_v2, whole genome shotgun sequence.
TGATCAGTTATAAAATCATGCGTCGTGGTTTAACTATATTCATAACATTTAAGGTAGCCTAATGGAGTTTTTAGTTTATGATGGTCTTCAATGATCAAAACAAGGTATTGAAGAAGTGTCGCCgagatattatttttcaacatcGATGCTGTTATTTGACATATTTGCACTTTCTGAAGCGGTACTCTACGAATAACTCATATGTGaccgcaaaaaaatattcaacttaCCATAACACAATTTCAAACGATTTTTAAAGTTCAGAGCAATTGATGACAATTTACAGTGTAATATGTTAGATAACGTGATCTAATCACGTGATGTGACTTAAAGTGAAGTAGTGATGTGATATAATATATGATCACAAAGTTATGTGTTTCAATGAAATTGAGCAAGAAATATCCAATAAATGTGCGTGTCATATTAAGCGTGGTGATGTGATGCGACGTGATAATATGATGTGACATCACGTGATTGtgaaaattccatttttttcgtcatttttcatataattttttcatacattaatcaccaaaatttaaaatataaaatcatttaaaGTCATTTAATATGATAATGCATCATGTGATCTAATTAAAGTGGAAAATATTATCAAGTTGAATTTCTACTTTAATTACATCGTAATCATCGTAATTATATTATTAGTTATTAAATGAAAAGTACgggtaatatatacatatatgaatgtataataTTATCTTAGATATATGATGAGGTGATATAGCAGCTTAAGTCATATGATATGACAACTAAAATTATaccaaatatttctaaaaaaaaattattttttttaatacttcaaaaagctgtatttaacaaattttttttactaaaatactttatttaattCACAGCTCATTAGAAGCCTTAATCTGCATCAGAATGATGATCCCGTAAATACTGAGAAATATCAACAACCAGTTTATTTTCAAGCACAACTGCCACTAGGCCATTATATGGCTAAAGCGATCCTACCCAAACGATATATCGCCAATCATTTGGATAACAATTATATGCTCACATTAGTCACTTATGATGGGAATTTCTCGCGCGTGCGCATCAACGAGCATGGCATAGTAGAGGAGATCACTTGTGTCACCAGAAATGtaagtaatttataaattttctagtTTGAAAGCTTTACTTTATGTTTAGTTATCGGTTTTTATGTTTAAACAGATTCTATATATactgaaatttacaaaaaaaaattttgtaatcattttcttcttatttaatATAGAAACGCAGCTTTGATCATCTGCAATACTTTGTGGGTCAGCATCAGGCACTGCTGAATGACTTACACACGCGTTGGTATCTCAAGGACATTACCAGTTTTGTTGAGTTCTTCGAAGAACCATGGACCGAACTGATCATGCATCCACAATTTGACAGTTTGAGCAGCCGGATTCGTACATTTGGCATGGAAATGGCGAAGGATATCATGGACATGGTGAGTTAGTGGTGGCGGACTACAGCTAAAGTTgttgtaatacatatgtatagctgtTTATATCAATATATGACAATATATACTCTCTGCACAGGACCTGGGCATAGATCGCCGAAAACGCAAGCAATTCATGAAACAATATATGGCCGATGCGGGGCATACGGATGAGGTGGAGAAGACATTGTTGCGTTTTTTGCGCAAACATCGGGATGACTTTATATACCCGTTTGCATTACCCGAGGACTTTCATCTAAATCTATCGAGCAAGTTGAAtatctaattttatttgtatgctTTATTTTATAACAGAACTATTTGTCCAAAACAAATCAGCAAGTGTTTTGCCCGATCTTATACTTAtgtgcttaaatatattttttgttatttacataACATTTACGCCtactatattatatacatatatctatacataGTATATCGCCACCTAAACTTCAAAACAGcgtaataaccaatatataaccataatATAACctatataataaccaatatataaccattttataaccaaaactcgaATTTCGTTTCAATTTGAGTGGTTTCTTTTAATGTTCTTCTTTCGcctgtaaatttatgaaaatgttatGTTCATTACTTTGCATTTTAGATcacgatatacatatagtatatatatatatatatgtttggtAAATATGTTCATACGGTGCCGATAGCACACTGTGTAACAAATTGTTTCGCCAAAGCGCAATCCGCATTTTCGGTCCAACGATTCGCCGGGCAGTTCATGAAGTACTCCATGTGAACACAACTGAGCAGTATGCCGGAGAAGGGACTACACCTCCGAAGTGCGAACACGCCACCACCGAGCGAATGTTGCTTGATCACCTGCATTCGTTGCTGTGCCACTGATTCGCATTTTCTGTAGGCTGTCAGCATAGTGTCCACATAGGTGCTATCATTACCGGATTTTGTCTGTAGATAGTTTTGCACCGCCTCAATGTTGATCTTCTCAGGCGCCGATAGGTGCTGCAACTCTTTAACAATGCACTCAGCGAAGCACTGTCAGTAAATAAATCGCGAAAGGAGTCAGTCGAGTCAGTCGAGAGAGTACATGAATGTATATAAAGACAACTTCATATTGCAAAATACTTACAGTAACATCCTCTAGAGCAGTTGCGCCCTTCTGGTTTTCGAAAGATATGCCCAATCGTTGCGCACACGTTTCCATAACCGCTGCGCGCTCGTCGTTTTTACAACAAAGTGACGGTTGCTGGTGAGTTAAGCAAGAATTAAAACTTCAAAGTAGAAATAATTtaacgaaaatgaaaaatgaattttggTACTGAAAAATGCTATCGTGAATGGCCTTTACTTTCAAGTGTTGAATATTCTCGAAGTGCGATTGATATCGAGATTACGATTGAGTCATAGAATCTTCTACGGCTACAGCATTCACAAGACTAGCACTCTACTGGCTTATGGTTGTCCTTCTGAGTCTGCTTAGGTGATATTTCAGAAATCAGGTTCTGAGTATTAGATTCTCTTTTACTCCGTTTCTGTCAAACATTTTGAACGATGCTTGTATGGCAAATGGCgagatattttaacgaaatttggtatgagttaatGTCTAAGACATTgatgcaatctccgaaaaaattgtcatataaactaaacgatcaaaagtcttgtaatgaatattttgtatttgtgaggggtattatagcttcgatgctaAAAAAgcaacgtttttcttgttttttttttattgaaaactataaaggGTTTGAGTCAATTAAAGAGATCATGTCATTTTGACAAagagttgaaattattaatttactaCTTTATTCGGAGTCAgtgacctcaactttaagagcgcagCGTCTAATTTATGGTTGTCATAATTGTCCTATCAGTACAACCATTGAGCgtatagtggaaaaattttcattcacaGGCTCAGTACagaatgttcccgtgccagtgaggcAAAgaagtgtcgagaatattgctgccgcgagcgcatcaattgaggaagacccaaatcagtctctcacacgtcattttcatgcattagtcaGCTGTGTGACGCCcttgtggcgaattttgtgaaaagatcttggcctacatccttgcaagaactgaagccgcttgaccaccagaatcgtcgtatgttcgtgaattgggctcaGCAATATGGaaacttgaaaataatccgtattttcatcgaaaaatcatcttcagcgatgagactcatttctggctgTATGGCTTcgccaataagcaaaatatgcattattggtcaggcagcaatccacacatactccatgagtcaccattgcatcccgaaaaaattacggtttggtgcggtttatgggccggcggcggcattgggccgtacttcttccgtgatgatcaagaacggcacgttactgtgaatgggaatcgctaccgctcaataataaccgaatatttttggccagAATTGAAGGATATGAACTTAGACTATATGTAGTTCCAACAGGGCGGCTCCACAAGCttatgtcacaatcgatttattgaaaaccaaatttggtgaacgtgttatctaaTGAAATGACCCAGGCAATTGGCCGCTTCGGTCGTGCAATTTGACGCCGTTAAACAATTTCCAgtagggctacgtcaagtctatgacCTATGCCAATAAGTCAGCGACAATTGATGAGCTTTGTATGAATATCGAACgggcagcagtatcggccgatttatgcttgaaaaccgtccaAAATTGGGTTCAGTGTCTGGACTTTGGCAAGTGTGCCCATGGtgaccatgcaaaagaaatgatcGTATACAAAGTAGGCTGGAAATGTCCAAAAGTAAAACCTTGATCAACAATTTTGTAGAAGCTCTTTAGGTTCAAactgaaatatataataatccCAACTCTAAGATAATATGATCCTTCAGATAGGCCAATTCCAAACGTTTGatacattttatgaaaatgcTTCTTCTTTCATTTTTCCTTTTGAGATTTGTAAGGTATTGTTTGGTATTAGATGGTACAAGCATGGAACTTAGATACAGAGTGGTACCAGTATGCTTACTTAAACACTACAACCCGACTTCTTCCAACTAAACTTCTACAgctaaaaacataataataagcttgtcgtaataaaaaaaacaggtCTTAGAAAGGTTTGAAATACTCATGATCAGATACTGAAAGTCGAGTTATTGTTGTGGTCATTAATGTCAAGTTAGATTCTTACTTCAAATCGCATTTTCTTCCGAAGGATAACAGGTATTCCAATAAAAAGTTTGACTTAAGATTCTTCATGTTtggaatttgataaaaaaattattcacgcTTTGACTTACCACTAGTTGTGGCGGTCGCCTGCAATCAATCTCCACGGCTTCAACGCACTGAACAACAGATGAAAGAGAATAAAACtacttttaaaacattttttttttttgaaaatttaaaatctattttttaagcaaaaagtaACTCACGCCGCAGGCCAAAAACGcacaaaacacaaaaagttcgattttctgcattatttttgtttaaaaaatacttgaaatctACAAAAATAACTGTTCACCGCCAGTTCAGTTGCGCAAATAACTTTGGAGTGGACACACGCTGTTGCTTTTATAGGTTAGGTGCACTGCCTAAATaacaaatttctaattaaaaattgtgaaaataagtGCACATTCACTTTCTTTgttcgaaaaagaaaaatatttctaataactaataattatgtaaatgtaattgcttataatttcatattttttattaaatttttttttaagttttttattaatttttaacaatttttttttttaattttttattaaaaaattattttatttatatttatttgttattgaagctgaataatatattttttttttatttttagaatatatgtatattttttttttttgaacaaacatttctttataatttaatttttttttttaattctccaAAATCTAGCTCACTCACTGCAGCAAAGTTGTTGAAGACTGAGTTCAAACGCGCgcttttgttataaatttatacaaatctAAGGAAAAAagaattactaaaaaaattgtgaagcattaacgcaacaacaacaataaatcatTGTCATACAGACAAATATGTAT
It includes:
- the LOC126757642 gene encoding uncharacterized protein LOC126757642; translated protein: MILVNDEYDVDVSRKLVERRLNEAQLLGPEETTTVKTPHQNSTGICKCLQRQNSTILDECETKINTMGPDGKTFERHPQGQVLSPSFNSCLTHQQPSLCCKNDERAAVMETCAQRLGISFENQKGATALEDVTCFAECIVKELQHLSAPEKINIEAVQNYLQTKSGNDSTYVDTMLTAYRKCESVAQQRMQVIKQHSLGGGVFALRRCSPFSGILLSCVHMEYFMNCPANRWTENADCALAKQFVTQCAIGTV